A genomic segment from Candidatus Thermoplasmatota archaeon encodes:
- a CDS encoding 3-hydroxyacyl-CoA dehydrogenase/enoyl-CoA hydratase family protein codes for MAREIRTVTVLGAGDMGHGIAELAAIRGFDVRLRDVSETQLAKAMEKVRWSLEKLVKHQTLARETADLAFGRIAATTDAKAALADTDLVIEAVPESLDLKRKVFAEAEAHAPAHAILASNTSTMRITEIGEKLADPSRVVGLHFFNPVLLMTLVEIIPGATTTRETVAAADAFSRKLGKETVVLKRDSPGFVTSRLIGTWVGASIMALEHRIATVETIDAAMKFKAGFPMGPFELADYTGLDVGFHASNYIAARLGPGYAPFKSMRERVERGDLGKKTGKGFYTWKDNRVVERVDAEAAKTFEPKFILSIVANEAAKLLDEGVADAAEIDRAMRLGCAFPKGPLEWADATGLDDVLAALDGLYKSTAHPITKPAEILKELVEEGNLGAKSGLGFHDHGPKAATAGGAPAAYETLLVEVDDAARVGVLTLNRPHRLHAINERLIDDLSAALDAMEADPRVRVVLLTGSGDKAFCAGADLADGGLTPANAARLARKGHLLCVKMEKLGKPVVAALNGHALGGGLELALPADFRVAARRAKLALPEVTLGLLPAMGGTQRLPKLVGLARAKEIALLGNRFDAEEALRLGLVHRVFENETFAADARAFAADLATRAPLALARTKQLLNMAPTTDILAGMEAEAAGFGLLAGSEDALEGIAAMFQKRKPEFKGE; via the coding sequence ATGGCTCGGGAGATCCGAACGGTCACGGTCCTCGGCGCGGGCGACATGGGTCACGGCATCGCGGAGCTCGCCGCGATCAGGGGCTTCGACGTCCGATTGCGCGACGTTTCGGAGACGCAGCTCGCGAAGGCGATGGAGAAGGTCCGCTGGAGCCTCGAGAAGCTCGTGAAGCACCAGACGCTCGCGCGCGAAACCGCCGATCTCGCCTTCGGCCGCATCGCGGCCACGACCGACGCGAAGGCGGCCCTTGCGGACACGGATCTCGTGATCGAAGCCGTGCCCGAGAGCCTCGACCTCAAGCGCAAGGTGTTCGCCGAAGCGGAGGCGCACGCGCCCGCGCACGCGATCCTCGCCTCGAACACGAGCACGATGCGGATCACGGAGATCGGCGAAAAGCTCGCGGACCCGTCGCGCGTCGTCGGCCTCCATTTCTTCAATCCCGTCCTCCTCATGACGCTCGTCGAGATCATCCCGGGCGCGACGACGACGCGCGAGACCGTCGCCGCGGCGGACGCGTTTTCGCGGAAGCTCGGCAAGGAGACCGTCGTCCTCAAGCGCGACTCGCCCGGGTTCGTGACGAGCCGTCTCATCGGCACCTGGGTCGGCGCGTCGATCATGGCGCTCGAGCACCGCATCGCGACCGTCGAGACCATCGACGCCGCGATGAAGTTCAAGGCCGGCTTCCCGATGGGACCGTTCGAGCTCGCGGACTACACGGGCCTCGACGTCGGCTTCCACGCGTCGAACTACATCGCGGCGCGGCTCGGACCCGGCTACGCGCCGTTCAAGTCGATGCGGGAGCGCGTCGAGCGCGGCGACCTCGGCAAGAAGACGGGGAAGGGCTTCTACACGTGGAAGGACAACCGCGTCGTCGAGCGCGTCGACGCGGAGGCGGCGAAGACGTTCGAGCCGAAGTTCATCCTCTCGATCGTCGCGAACGAGGCCGCGAAGCTCCTCGACGAGGGCGTCGCGGACGCGGCGGAGATCGACCGCGCGATGCGTCTCGGCTGCGCGTTCCCGAAGGGCCCGCTCGAGTGGGCCGACGCGACGGGCCTCGACGACGTGCTCGCGGCGCTCGATGGCCTTTACAAGTCCACGGCGCACCCGATCACGAAGCCCGCGGAGATCCTGAAGGAACTCGTGGAGGAAGGCAACCTCGGCGCGAAGTCCGGCCTCGGTTTCCACGACCACGGCCCGAAGGCCGCGACGGCCGGGGGCGCGCCCGCCGCCTACGAGACGCTCCTCGTCGAGGTGGATGATGCCGCGCGCGTCGGCGTCCTCACGCTCAACCGCCCGCACCGCCTCCACGCGATCAACGAGCGGCTCATCGACGACCTCTCGGCCGCGCTCGACGCGATGGAGGCCGACCCCCGCGTGCGCGTGGTGCTCCTCACGGGGTCCGGCGACAAGGCGTTCTGCGCGGGCGCGGACCTCGCGGACGGCGGGCTCACGCCCGCGAACGCGGCGCGCCTTGCGCGCAAGGGCCACCTGCTGTGCGTCAAGATGGAGAAGCTCGGGAAACCCGTCGTCGCGGCGCTGAACGGCCACGCCCTCGGCGGCGGCCTCGAGCTCGCGCTTCCCGCGGACTTTCGCGTCGCGGCTCGACGCGCGAAGCTCGCGCTCCCCGAGGTGACGCTCGGGCTCCTTCCCGCGATGGGCGGCACCCAGCGCCTGCCGAAGCTCGTGGGCCTCGCGCGCGCGAAGGAGATCGCGCTCCTCGGGAATCGCTTCGATGCGGAGGAGGCGCTCCGCCTCGGCCTCGTCCACCGCGTGTTCGAGAACGAGACGTTCGCCGCGGATGCGCGCGCCTTCGCGGCCGACCTCGCGACGCGCG
- a CDS encoding helix-turn-helix domain-containing protein: MLTEFRVVLAHDCLLATLTRENPALRMQEWCNRAVEVIQATGPEDVREDVVRRLKEEGSTFYFTENTGSRLDLLRKCRCMEYHSLLYRLESLGCMPLYPVTYEKGEESFRFLTFEPGQAENFLKELADEGHYRLLGKRLRETNEVPRLLVTTTEDLFDGLSDVQADLLRFAFERGYYDSPRRVTTEALAKAKGLARSTLEEHLRKGESRLVGNAAPLLEAWRQPPEKEAKAKSAKSKAPKRGGARDA, encoded by the coding sequence GTGCTCACCGAGTTCCGCGTCGTGCTCGCGCACGACTGCCTCCTCGCGACGCTCACGCGCGAGAACCCCGCGCTTCGCATGCAGGAGTGGTGCAACCGCGCGGTCGAGGTCATCCAGGCGACGGGGCCCGAGGACGTGCGCGAGGACGTCGTACGGCGGCTCAAGGAGGAGGGGAGCACGTTCTACTTCACGGAGAACACGGGCTCGCGCCTCGACCTCCTGCGGAAGTGCCGGTGCATGGAGTACCATTCGCTCCTCTACCGGCTCGAGAGCCTCGGCTGCATGCCGCTCTATCCCGTCACGTACGAGAAGGGCGAGGAGTCGTTCCGCTTCCTCACCTTCGAACCCGGTCAGGCCGAGAACTTCCTCAAGGAGCTCGCGGACGAGGGCCATTACCGGCTCCTCGGGAAGCGTCTGCGCGAGACGAACGAGGTGCCGCGGCTCCTCGTGACGACGACGGAGGATCTCTTCGACGGCCTTTCCGACGTGCAAGCCGACCTTCTCCGCTTCGCATTCGAGCGCGGCTACTACGACTCGCCGCGCCGCGTCACGACGGAGGCGCTCGCGAAGGCGAAGGGCCTCGCGCGCTCCACGCTCGAGGAGCACCTGCGGAAGGGCGAATCGCGCCTCGTCGGCAACGCGGCGCCGCTCCTCGAAGCGTGGCGGCAGCCGCCCGAGAAGGAAGCGAAGGCCAAAAGCGCGAAGTCCAAGGCGCCCAAGCGGGGCGGTGCGCGCGACGCCTGA
- the glyA gene encoding serine hydroxymethyltransferase, translating to MSGRSDADKVLGLVEKHTQWFDRSIPMIASENLISPLARRLLACDFHDRYAEGHPGKRYYQGLTYIDEVERLCADLARKLWRVKFADVRPVSGTEANIAAFAAMTKPGDTITAVDTADGGHISHAKFGGAGVRGLNILTYPWDRDQMTIDVPATVKLIREAKPKLVVFGQSMYLFPTPLKEAAAAAHEVGATVMYDGAHVMGLIAGGRFQDPLREGADFITGSTHKTLPGPQGAVVLADWDPADLETQGTAARKLDRAVFPGTVSSHHLHHLAAKAVAFAEHLEYGRAYADQIIRNSKALAQALHERGIRVLGEKRGFTESHQVVVDVKEHGGGKWAAEALEQAGVITNMNMLPGDTSALHPSGLRLGTQEMTRIGMRENAMVDVAQFIVDTVAKKQDPAKVAERVAEFRKAYRGVHYCFEEGTPAYKFWKLA from the coding sequence GTGAGCGGACGGAGCGACGCGGACAAGGTCCTGGGCCTCGTGGAGAAGCACACGCAGTGGTTCGACCGCTCGATCCCGATGATCGCGAGCGAGAACCTCATCTCGCCCCTCGCCCGCAGGCTCCTCGCGTGCGACTTCCACGACCGCTACGCCGAGGGACACCCCGGCAAGCGCTACTACCAGGGCCTCACGTACATCGACGAGGTCGAGCGGCTCTGCGCGGACCTCGCGCGCAAGCTCTGGCGGGTCAAGTTCGCCGACGTCCGGCCCGTCTCCGGCACGGAGGCGAACATCGCGGCCTTCGCGGCGATGACGAAGCCCGGCGACACCATCACGGCGGTCGACACCGCGGACGGCGGCCACATCTCGCACGCAAAGTTCGGCGGCGCGGGCGTGCGCGGCCTCAACATCCTCACGTACCCGTGGGACCGCGACCAGATGACGATCGACGTGCCCGCCACCGTGAAGCTCATCCGCGAGGCGAAGCCCAAGCTCGTCGTCTTCGGCCAGAGCATGTACCTCTTCCCGACGCCCCTCAAGGAGGCCGCCGCCGCGGCCCACGAGGTTGGCGCGACTGTCATGTACGACGGCGCGCACGTCATGGGCCTCATCGCGGGCGGCCGCTTCCAGGACCCGCTGCGCGAGGGCGCGGACTTCATCACGGGCTCCACGCACAAGACGCTCCCCGGCCCGCAGGGCGCCGTGGTCCTCGCGGACTGGGATCCCGCGGACCTCGAGACGCAGGGGACGGCCGCGCGCAAGCTCGACCGCGCCGTCTTCCCGGGCACCGTCTCGTCGCACCACCTTCATCACCTGGCCGCGAAGGCGGTCGCGTTCGCCGAGCACCTCGAGTACGGGCGCGCGTACGCGGATCAGATCATCCGCAACTCGAAGGCCCTCGCGCAGGCGCTCCACGAGCGCGGCATCCGCGTGCTCGGCGAGAAGCGCGGCTTCACGGAGTCGCACCAGGTCGTCGTGGACGTGAAGGAGCACGGCGGCGGCAAGTGGGCGGCGGAGGCCCTCGAGCAGGCCGGCGTCATCACCAACATGAACATGCTCCCGGGCGACACGAGCGCGCTCCACCCGTCGGGCCTTCGCCTCGGCACGCAGGAGATGACGCGCATCGGCATGCGCGAGAACGCGATGGTCGACGTCGCGCAGTTCATCGTCGACACCGTCGCGAAGAAGCAGGACCCGGCGAAGGTCGCCGAGCGCGTCGCGGAGTTCCGCAAGGCCTACCGCGGCGTCCACTACTGCTTCGAGGAGGGCACGCCCGCCTACAAGTTCTGGAAGCTCGCCTGA
- a CDS encoding PQQ-dependent sugar dehydrogenase: protein MRRALPLALLAAVLLVPAAGAQAAFEGAAFARGLAFPVDVVFGPDGTLYYAELNTGAIRAIPPGETAPRAEPVHKVAAAPGGNGGFLGLALDPEFERTKAFFVYYTAKIDGTKVNRVSRLDASGEKVILDGIPWAEMHDGGRLLFVGDHLVVVTGDNERREVAQDLGNLLGKTLRMTRDGAGAPGNPFPNHPLVYTYGHRNPFGLAWDPASSTLWQTENGPEKNDEVNILVAGKNYGWPRGTGALNDPRFEDPVHTYATTLGPTGATVLNGTMYFGEFNAGAVHRVRRASDGSVTADVVWRVPGGGRVLDVEAGPDRRLYVSTYDAIHVVTVPGERVLPLPNGTPAPNGTEDPPGGNTTAPPPDEAGPALITPTPGPALGALALAAGAVAAARRRRVPRRGRGAAAALLVVAALATPAAAAAEPEVVATDLETPVDLTFAPDGTLHFAELLTGRVRAIGPDGVVTEPVFSIPASGGGNGGFTGLAADPVEAGVFYVHYSMEKPGAERGKVNRISRVANGVETVLVDDIPWAMLHDGGRVAVGPDGILWATTGDNDLKSPSQDRGSILGKVLRFTKEGKPAPGNPDGWHPLAWAQGFRNPFGLAVTGDTVVYVSDNGGREEVNRVEKGANHGWPHCTGACGRQDFAEPVAWWDEHFGPTGIAVADGTLYLGDYVNGRVRAVDLATGAKTVFWERSGARVLDVERGPDGCLYVAGWTTVWRFALDGATCGARGSPGGNTTKPPPDGNATGSPDSGGPASIVPTPAPGLALAALAALAGARLARRRA, encoded by the coding sequence ATGCGCCGCGCCCTCCCGCTCGCCCTGCTCGCCGCCGTCCTCCTCGTCCCCGCCGCGGGCGCCCAGGCCGCGTTCGAGGGCGCGGCCTTCGCGCGCGGCCTCGCCTTCCCGGTGGACGTCGTGTTCGGGCCGGACGGAACGCTCTACTACGCCGAGCTGAACACGGGCGCGATCCGCGCGATCCCGCCCGGAGAGACGGCGCCGCGGGCCGAGCCCGTCCACAAGGTCGCCGCGGCGCCGGGCGGCAACGGAGGCTTCCTCGGCCTCGCGCTCGACCCCGAGTTCGAGCGCACCAAGGCCTTCTTCGTCTACTACACCGCGAAGATCGACGGGACGAAGGTGAACCGCGTGAGCCGCCTCGACGCCTCGGGCGAGAAGGTGATCCTCGACGGCATCCCGTGGGCCGAGATGCACGACGGCGGACGCCTGCTCTTCGTGGGCGACCACCTCGTCGTCGTCACGGGCGACAACGAGCGCCGCGAGGTCGCGCAGGACCTCGGGAATCTCCTCGGCAAGACGCTCCGGATGACGCGCGACGGCGCGGGCGCCCCGGGAAACCCGTTCCCGAACCATCCGCTCGTCTACACCTACGGCCACCGGAACCCGTTCGGCCTCGCGTGGGACCCGGCCTCGTCGACGCTCTGGCAGACCGAGAACGGGCCGGAGAAGAACGACGAGGTGAACATCCTCGTCGCGGGGAAGAACTATGGTTGGCCGCGGGGCACGGGCGCGCTCAACGACCCGCGCTTCGAGGACCCGGTGCACACGTACGCGACAACGCTCGGCCCCACCGGCGCGACCGTGCTGAACGGCACGATGTATTTCGGCGAGTTCAACGCGGGCGCCGTCCACCGGGTCCGCCGCGCGAGCGACGGGAGCGTGACGGCGGACGTCGTGTGGCGCGTTCCCGGCGGCGGGCGCGTGCTCGACGTCGAGGCCGGCCCCGATCGGCGGCTCTACGTGAGCACGTACGACGCGATCCATGTCGTGACGGTGCCGGGCGAGCGCGTCCTCCCGCTTCCGAACGGAACGCCCGCGCCGAACGGGACGGAGGACCCGCCCGGTGGAAACACGACGGCCCCGCCGCCGGACGAGGCGGGTCCGGCGCTCATCACGCCCACGCCCGGCCCCGCCCTCGGGGCCCTCGCGCTCGCCGCGGGGGCGGTCGCCGCGGCGCGGCGACGCCGGGTCCCGCGAAGGGGCCGCGGCGCGGCGGCCGCGCTTCTCGTCGTCGCCGCGCTCGCGACGCCCGCGGCCGCAGCGGCCGAGCCCGAGGTGGTCGCGACCGATCTCGAGACGCCCGTCGACCTCACCTTCGCGCCCGACGGCACGCTCCACTTCGCGGAGCTCCTCACGGGCCGCGTGCGCGCGATCGGTCCCGACGGCGTCGTCACCGAGCCGGTGTTCTCGATCCCGGCCAGCGGCGGCGGCAACGGCGGCTTCACGGGCCTCGCGGCGGACCCCGTCGAGGCGGGCGTGTTCTACGTGCACTACTCGATGGAGAAGCCCGGCGCCGAGCGAGGTAAGGTGAACCGCATCTCCCGCGTCGCGAACGGCGTCGAAACGGTGCTCGTGGACGACATCCCCTGGGCGATGCTCCACGACGGGGGCCGCGTCGCGGTCGGCCCCGACGGGATCCTCTGGGCGACGACGGGCGACAACGACCTCAAGTCGCCCTCGCAGGACCGCGGATCGATCCTCGGCAAGGTGCTCCGCTTCACGAAGGAGGGCAAGCCCGCGCCCGGCAATCCCGATGGGTGGCACCCGCTTGCGTGGGCGCAGGGGTTCCGCAACCCCTTCGGCCTTGCGGTCACCGGGGACACCGTCGTATACGTGAGCGACAACGGCGGCCGCGAGGAGGTGAACCGCGTCGAGAAGGGCGCGAATCACGGCTGGCCCCACTGCACCGGCGCGTGCGGACGGCAGGACTTCGCGGAGCCCGTCGCGTGGTGGGACGAGCACTTCGGCCCTACGGGCATCGCCGTTGCGGACGGCACGCTCTACCTCGGCGACTACGTGAACGGGCGCGTGCGCGCGGTCGACCTCGCGACCGGCGCGAAGACGGTGTTCTGGGAGCGGTCCGGCGCGCGCGTCCTCGACGTCGAGCGCGGTCCCGACGGCTGCCTCTACGTCGCCGGGTGGACGACCGTCTGGCGCTTCGCGCTCGACGGCGCGACGTGCGGCGCGCGCGGGTCGCCGGGCGGGAACACGACGAAGCCGCCGCCGGACGGAAACGCGACCGGGTCGCCGGATTCGGGCGGTCCCGCCTCCATCGTTCCCACGCCGGCCCCGGGCCTTGCGCTTGCGGCCCTCGCGGCGCTCGCGGGCGCGCGCCTCGCAAGGCGGCGCGCGTAG
- a CDS encoding DUF4147 domain-containing protein has translation MDDERSAMRRDAEAAFRAGLAAVDPRAAVARSFAGPGVVDLAAGRLELASFARVRVAAVGKAATGMAEAWRAHAGAPSEGLVVAPRADPVEGFRALAGEHPVPGPGSLEAGEALLALAAAADAEDLFVLLLSGGASALAEAPRVPLSDLRATTRLLLASGAPIDVVNTVRRRLSRLKGGGLAEAAGRGTVATLAISDVVGDDPAAIGSGPTVPDPSPPGAARAALEARGLLAKLPASVARVLADEPPPPRAAPRGGFRLVASNATAVDAARAALAARGWRVAPALALAGEARDAGRAFAARALAERGPVALVAGGETTVSLGLDAGVGGRNQETALAMVEGLAGRRVVALVAGTDGVDGPTHAAGAFADGTSLERARAAGLDVPAALARHASTHVFATLDDLFVTGPTGTNVADLAIALSREDGP, from the coding sequence ATGGACGACGAACGGTCCGCGATGCGCCGCGACGCGGAAGCCGCTTTCCGCGCGGGCCTTGCCGCCGTCGACCCCCGCGCGGCCGTCGCGCGGTCCTTCGCCGGGCCCGGCGTCGTCGACCTCGCGGCCGGGCGCCTCGAGCTCGCGAGCTTCGCGCGCGTGCGCGTCGCCGCCGTCGGGAAAGCGGCGACCGGGATGGCCGAAGCGTGGCGCGCGCACGCGGGGGCGCCGTCCGAGGGGCTCGTCGTCGCGCCGCGCGCCGACCCCGTCGAGGGGTTCCGCGCCCTCGCGGGCGAGCACCCCGTTCCCGGCCCCGGCTCCCTCGAGGCGGGCGAGGCGCTCCTCGCCCTTGCGGCGGCCGCGGATGCCGAAGACCTGTTCGTCCTCCTCCTTTCGGGCGGCGCGAGCGCGCTCGCCGAAGCCCCGCGCGTGCCGCTGTCGGACCTGCGCGCCACGACGCGGCTCCTGCTCGCAAGCGGCGCGCCGATCGACGTCGTGAACACCGTCCGGCGCCGTCTCTCGCGCCTCAAGGGCGGCGGACTCGCGGAGGCCGCGGGCCGCGGGACCGTCGCGACGCTCGCGATCTCCGACGTCGTCGGCGACGATCCTGCCGCGATCGGGAGCGGCCCGACCGTGCCCGACCCTTCTCCGCCCGGCGCCGCGCGAGCGGCGCTCGAGGCGCGCGGCCTGCTCGCGAAGCTTCCCGCGTCGGTCGCCCGCGTTCTCGCGGACGAGCCGCCTCCCCCCCGCGCCGCCCCGCGCGGCGGCTTCCGTCTCGTCGCCTCGAACGCGACGGCCGTCGACGCGGCGCGCGCCGCCCTCGCCGCGCGCGGGTGGCGCGTCGCGCCCGCCCTCGCGCTCGCGGGCGAGGCGCGTGACGCCGGGCGCGCATTCGCGGCGCGCGCGCTCGCGGAGCGCGGCCCCGTCGCGCTCGTCGCGGGCGGCGAGACGACGGTCTCGCTCGGCCTCGACGCGGGCGTGGGCGGGCGCAACCAGGAGACGGCGCTCGCGATGGTCGAAGGGCTCGCGGGCCGCCGCGTCGTCGCGCTCGTTGCGGGCACGGACGGCGTGGACGGCCCCACGCACGCGGCCGGCGCGTTCGCGGACGGAACGAGCCTCGAACGCGCTCGGGCCGCGGGCCTCGACGTCCCGGCCGCGCTCGCGCGCCACGCCTCGACGCACGTCTTCGCGACGCTCGACGATCTCTTCGTGACGGGACCCACGGGCACGAACGTCGCGGACCTCGCGATCGCGCTCAGTCGAGAAGATGGCCCATGA
- the ribA gene encoding GTP cyclohydrolase II, which translates to MTLPAEDDVAAAPDLLETTDVASLPTMHATFRVVAFGAPLAREEHVALVLGDVAGEDVLARVHSACLTGDVFGSARCDCGPQLDLALAEIAKAGRGVLLYLNQEGRGIGLANKIRAYALQETGLDTVKANESLGFPGDLRQYDSAVAMLRRLGVASVRLMTNNPAKVLALEQGGIRVAARVPHVAGATEANRAYLAAKRALMGHLLD; encoded by the coding sequence GTGACCCTGCCCGCCGAGGACGACGTCGCGGCCGCGCCGGATCTCCTCGAGACCACGGACGTGGCGAGCCTCCCGACGATGCACGCGACCTTCCGCGTCGTGGCCTTCGGCGCCCCGCTGGCCCGCGAGGAGCACGTCGCCCTCGTCCTGGGCGATGTCGCGGGCGAGGACGTCCTCGCGCGCGTGCACAGCGCATGTCTCACGGGCGACGTGTTCGGGAGCGCGCGATGCGACTGCGGCCCGCAGCTCGACCTCGCCCTCGCCGAGATCGCGAAGGCGGGGCGCGGCGTCCTGCTCTACCTCAACCAGGAGGGCCGTGGGATCGGGCTTGCGAACAAGATCCGCGCGTACGCCCTGCAGGAGACCGGGCTCGACACCGTGAAGGCGAACGAGTCGCTCGGCTTCCCGGGCGACCTGCGGCAGTACGATTCGGCGGTCGCGATGCTCCGTCGCCTCGGCGTCGCAAGCGTGCGTCTCATGACGAACAACCCCGCGAAGGTCCTCGCCCTCGAGCAGGGCGGGATCCGCGTCGCCGCCCGCGTCCCGCACGTCGCGGGCGCGACCGAGGCGAACCGCGCCTATCTCGCGGCGAAGCGCGCCCTCATGGGCCATCTTCTCGACTGA
- the purE gene encoding 5-(carboxyamino)imidazole ribonucleotide mutase, which produces MESAAPKVAIIMGSRSDWETLRHASETLAGLGVAHESRVVSAHRTPDFLFEYVEGAAARGIEVIIAGAGGAAHLPGMAAAKTTLPVLGVPVRSKALSGMDSLLSIVQMPRGVPVGTLAIGEAGAANAALLAAQILALRDPALRARLEALRAGERDRVLGEKL; this is translated from the coding sequence ATGGAGTCCGCCGCGCCCAAGGTGGCCATCATCATGGGGAGCCGCAGCGACTGGGAGACCCTCCGCCACGCGAGCGAGACGCTCGCCGGCCTCGGCGTCGCCCACGAGAGCCGCGTCGTGAGCGCGCACCGCACGCCTGACTTCCTCTTCGAATACGTGGAAGGCGCCGCCGCGCGCGGTATCGAGGTCATTATCGCGGGCGCGGGCGGCGCCGCCCACCTCCCGGGCATGGCGGCCGCGAAGACCACGCTCCCCGTGCTCGGGGTTCCCGTCCGATCGAAGGCCCTCTCCGGAATGGACTCGCTCCTCAGCATCGTCCAGATGCCGCGCGGCGTCCCCGTCGGGACGCTCGCGATCGGGGAGGCGGGCGCCGCGAACGCGGCGCTCCTTGCCGCGCAGATCCTCGCGCTCCGCGACCCCGCCCTCCGCGCGCGCCTCGAAGCGCTCCGCGCGGGCGAGCGCGACCGCGTGCTGGGGGAGAAGCTCTGA
- a CDS encoding 5-(carboxyamino)imidazole ribonucleotide synthase, translating into MTALPGSLVGILGGGQLGRMIAIEARRLGYRTAILDPDPDAPGAQVADERVVASLDDVEAVRALARRAAVVTVETEHVPAASLEAAAAVGRVHPAPSVVARVQDRLAQRTFLASIGAPQPRFEPVATDEDLARAVRAVGAPSILKTRTGGYDGKGQARLARAGDAEQAWAAIGRRPAVLEAFVTFRMEISALVARREDGAVAFYPVAENVHRDGILHTTRAPARIPHGLAARANELAREVADAMGHVGMMAVEMFVTAEDELLVNEVAPRVHNSGHYTLKACATSQFEQHLRAITGLSLGDTAVPRPAVMLNLLGDLWARGEPPWRVVLDEPAAHLHLYGKRKVRPGRKMGHIVVVHEDADAAWRIAHDLDRRLAGDAA; encoded by the coding sequence CTGACGGCGCTCCCGGGAAGCCTCGTCGGGATCCTCGGCGGCGGCCAGCTCGGGCGCATGATCGCGATCGAGGCGCGTCGGCTCGGCTACCGGACCGCGATCCTCGATCCCGACCCCGACGCGCCCGGCGCCCAGGTCGCCGACGAGCGCGTCGTCGCGTCCCTCGACGACGTCGAGGCGGTGCGCGCCCTCGCGCGTCGCGCGGCCGTCGTCACGGTCGAGACCGAACATGTGCCCGCGGCGAGCCTCGAGGCCGCGGCCGCCGTCGGCCGCGTCCATCCCGCGCCGTCGGTCGTCGCGCGCGTGCAGGACCGCCTCGCGCAGCGAACGTTCCTTGCGTCGATCGGCGCGCCGCAGCCGCGCTTCGAGCCCGTCGCAACGGATGAGGACCTCGCGCGCGCCGTGCGCGCGGTGGGCGCGCCGTCGATCCTCAAGACGCGCACCGGCGGCTACGACGGCAAGGGTCAGGCGCGGCTCGCGCGCGCCGGGGACGCGGAGCAGGCGTGGGCCGCGATCGGCCGCCGGCCGGCCGTGCTCGAAGCCTTCGTCACGTTCCGCATGGAGATCAGCGCGCTCGTCGCGCGTCGCGAGGACGGCGCCGTCGCGTTCTATCCCGTCGCGGAGAACGTCCATCGCGACGGCATCCTCCACACGACGCGCGCCCCCGCGCGCATCCCGCACGGGCTCGCCGCGCGCGCGAACGAGCTCGCGCGCGAGGTCGCCGACGCGATGGGCCACGTCGGCATGATGGCCGTCGAGATGTTCGTGACCGCCGAGGACGAGCTTCTCGTGAACGAGGTCGCGCCGCGCGTGCACAATTCCGGCCACTACACGCTCAAGGCCTGCGCGACGTCCCAGTTCGAGCAGCATCTCCGCGCAATCACGGGGCTCTCGCTCGGCGACACGGCCGTCCCGCGACCCGCGGTGATGCTGAACCTCCTCGGCGACCTCTGGGCCCGCGGAGAGCCCCCGTGGCGCGTCGTCCTCGACGAGCCCGCGGCCCACCTGCACCTCTACGGCAAGCGCAAGGTCAGGCCGGGCCGGAAGATGGGTCACATCGTCGTGGTCCACGAGGACGCCGACGCGGCGTGGCGCATCGCCCACGACCTCGACCGCCGGCTCGCGGGAGACGCGGCGTGA